In Brevundimonas subvibrioides, a genomic segment contains:
- a CDS encoding RNA-binding protein, with the protein MTDVEVFLDDTPGEVRGIVARNGRYEHLIVHRETDAAAHRLGAVSVGRIARIDTAFRAAFVDLGGAGPMGFLPLSKTVRLTESQAVEVEVAAEPREAKGPALRLRGAGEGPPRLLAPGPTVIEALGALAPGITPVTGVEAIRASLEAEEEALGTVHAFPAFALDLAVQRTRALIAVDIDYAHLPGRDARRGRERANGEGLIQAARLIGLKGWAGLVAVDLVGTAFDPGAISGMARSAFGGEATIGPVSRFGLLQLSLTWRRRPIDDALLDANGRPSLASRAVDLTRRLRLALLLDTASPRLRIRCSSVEAEAAGPLVARLGPRASLVVDPAAVRGNTAVEQG; encoded by the coding sequence ATGACCGACGTCGAGGTGTTTCTGGACGACACGCCGGGGGAGGTCCGTGGCATCGTCGCGCGGAATGGCCGTTACGAACACCTGATCGTGCATCGCGAGACGGATGCTGCCGCACACCGGCTGGGGGCCGTGTCCGTCGGGCGGATCGCAAGGATCGATACCGCCTTTCGCGCCGCCTTCGTCGATCTGGGCGGCGCGGGCCCGATGGGGTTTCTGCCGCTCTCGAAGACCGTTCGCCTGACGGAGAGCCAGGCGGTCGAGGTCGAGGTCGCCGCCGAACCCCGGGAGGCCAAGGGGCCCGCACTACGCCTGCGCGGGGCAGGGGAGGGGCCACCGCGACTTCTTGCCCCGGGCCCTACAGTGATCGAGGCCCTCGGTGCCCTGGCACCCGGTATCACGCCCGTGACCGGTGTCGAGGCGATCCGGGCCAGTCTGGAAGCTGAAGAAGAGGCCCTGGGCACCGTGCATGCCTTCCCCGCCTTCGCCCTCGATCTGGCCGTTCAGCGGACGCGGGCCCTGATCGCCGTCGATATCGACTATGCCCACCTGCCGGGGCGTGACGCGCGCAGGGGCCGCGAGCGCGCCAATGGGGAGGGTCTGATCCAGGCCGCCCGGCTGATCGGCCTGAAGGGGTGGGCCGGGCTGGTCGCCGTCGACCTGGTCGGCACGGCGTTCGATCCCGGCGCGATATCCGGGATGGCCCGGTCCGCTTTCGGCGGTGAAGCGACGATCGGCCCGGTCAGTCGTTTCGGCCTGCTGCAATTGTCGCTGACCTGGCGGCGACGTCCGATCGACGATGCGCTGCTGGACGCGAACGGTCGCCCATCGCTCGCCAGCCGCGCCGTCGATCTGACCCGCCGGCTCCGCCTGGCGCTACTACTGGACACAGCCAGCCCGCGACTCCGGATTCGATGCTCATCCGTTGAAGCCGAGGCCGCCGGGCCGCTGGTGGCGCGGCTGGGTCCACGGGCCTCGCTGGTCGTCGATCCAGCAGCGGTGCGCGGAAACACGGCGGTGGAACAAGGATGA